From the Tribolium castaneum strain GA2 chromosome 2, icTriCast1.1, whole genome shotgun sequence genome, one window contains:
- the tinc gene encoding protein tincar isoform X4, with protein sequence MSSSSRSNIYENNNDIKAKMAETPQPTPKPCAAKPRPGCCTCLHLNNLWSLWYGVFGTALQAYTAIKCVKRILGYSLLAWPENLPVPYLELNCSLGLTGAAILLLPLFLVATLFKIGNLANDGFKLGRQLSTCSREPANEILTNNGTCRLFRHGGPTAPFVHLVIAFCLLVPKLLMEARLIEAGFLSQDWIWRTDLDFMGLHKDRMVILSFMTPNNTTIAQVKRSATPSPITPLPFTSNSVVTNTVIKTLKDFIGHENHTNFEHKNIETGWGSSVSVEYMNLVIALMVYSIRYPALFWSTNKCLGTIFSFQLLINGLHTLLAYAGMSILYKVQIVGGWKTLPLLKHEPTTLFTFSKLSPFLLNPQVTLALYMMSTLLILSSSLVLYLYGHTRFNAFLNQERERKVIMLKEGSTNRWSYFTHCAALCVLVSVGICNAPLLHDYTVLYKGSLDETTLACIVGGILHLFFWIVIWLFLTIKQTWIFKLRVTVGRATVRQARSLKLVTDIDLMSSRVEDLSQQPLLIVGNGRTYNIAETSPKKAIMSVIQKATMSKKASNGSVSNQDDDEEQIYWLRPALVTPQSSPDEAKQLCWFKNKPKHKVTFNETTSTSVNRSKNSGVRGRRLTAMDEDDGDYATLRELPLPQPVRRPENREDTVSEEGKITTGQTPRCLRRADSGMPHDELTPRSDTLSTESSTSPPEPPGSNHSETSSGVHSNDSDHKTARRATSVVDLVQNREEIHWKSSSLQRNTSPPPSQAVILENPAESTVVIRRKVSRPVPADVVQGVGVKEEPFGRATNMRMTSFMEKTDLGGMQASSATLPHFPTQPMQNVYAHCSTMPLPQHGGIPNGQSLVAGNSCNVYPRQHTTLPTHHNGVKLFHPQNPYVTRFKCKQAEPIKTNIHEPIYTGVNKSGDMYHYNS encoded by the exons ATGTCTTCATCCTCTCGCAGCAACATTTACGAGAACAACAATGACATAAAAGCGAAAATGGCAGAGACGCCGCAACCGACGCCCAAGCCCTGCGCCGCCAAGCCCCGGCCCGGCTGCTGCACTTGCCTCCACCTCAACAACTTGTGGTCGCTGTGGTACGGCGTCTTCGGAACGGCCTTGCAGGCCTACACCGCGATCAAGTGCGTCAAGCGGATCCTGGGGTACTCGCTGTTGGCCTGGCCGGAGAACCTGCCAGTGCCGTACTTGGAGCTGAACTGCAGTCTGGGCCTGACAGGGGCCGCGATTCTGCTGCTGCCCCTGTTCCTGGTCGCGACGCTGTTCAAAATCGGGAACTTGGCCAATGACGGGTTCAAGCTGGGACGGCAGTTGAGCACGTGCAGCAGGGAGCCGGCGAACGAGATTCTGACGAACAATGGGACTTGTCGGCTGTTTAGGCATGGGGGACCCACGGCGCCGTTTGTGCACTTGGTCATTGCGTTTTGTCTGCTGGTGCCCAAGCTGCTGATGGAGGCCAGGCTGATTGAAGCCGGGTTCTTGTCACAAG ACTGGATCTGGCGCACGGATTTGGACTTCATGGGTCTGCACAAAGACCGCATGGTAATTTTAAGCTTCATGACACCCAACAACACGACAATAGCGCAAGTCAAACGCTCGGCGACCCCTTCACCCATCACTCCTCTCCCATTTACCAGCAACTCGGTTGTGACTAATACTGTAATAAAGACTTTGAAGGATTTTATCGGTCATGAGAACCACACGAATTTCGAACACAAAAATATCG AAACAGGATGGGGCAGTTCAGTTAGTGTGGAGTACATGAATCTGGTCATAGCTCTAATGGTGTACTCCATACGGTATCCGGCGTTGTTCTGGTCGACGAACAAGTGTCTGGGTACAATTTTCTCGTTTCAGCTGCTGATCAACGGCTTACATACGCTTTTGGCCTACGCCGGAATGTCCATCTTATACAAA GTACAAATCGTCGGCGGGTGGAAAACCCTCCCTTTGCTCAAACACGAACCGACGACTTTGTTCACATTTAGCAAATTATCACCGTTTTTACTCAACCCACAAGTTACTCTAGCACTTTACATGATGTCAACGCTTCTAATTCTATCGTCTAGCCTAGTGTTGTATCTTTATGGCCATACGAG ATTCAACGCGTTCCTGAACCAGGAACGCGAACGAAAAGTCATAATGTTGAAGGAAGGGAGCACCAACAGGTGGAGCTACTTCACCCATTGTGCCGCCCTGTGTGTCTTGGTATCGGTAGGGATATGCAACGCCCCCCTCCTCCATGACTACACCGTCCTGTACAAAGGAAGTCTGGATGAAACCACGTTGGCTTGCATCGTCGGCGGAATCCTCCACCTGTTTTTCTGGATCGTCATCTGgctatttttgacaataaaacAAACCTGGATTTTTAAACTGAGAGTTACA GTCGGCCGAGCAACAGTGCGCCAAGCCCGCTCCCTGAAACTCGTCACCGACATCGATTTAATGTCCTCCAGGGTTGAGGATCTCTCGCAGCAACCCCTCCTGATTGTGGGCAACGGTCGCACCTACAACATCGCCGAGACCTCGCCCAAGAAAGCCATAATGAGCGTCATCCAGAAAGCCACCATGAGCAAAAAAGCCTCCAATGGTTCGGTCTCGAACCAGGACGACGACGAGGAGCAGATTTACTGGCTTCGGCCGGCTCTAGTCACCCCGCAGTCGTCACCAGACGAGGCCAAGCAGTTGTGCTGGTTCAAGAACAAGCCGAAGCACAAAGTCACCTTCAACGAAACAACTAGTACGTCTGTTAATCG TAGTAAAAACAGTGGAGTACGAGGACGACGATTGACGGCGATGGACGAGGATGACGGGGATTATGCCACGCTGAGGGAGCTGCCGCTCCCTCAGCCGGTTCGCAGGCCGGAGAACCGCGAAGATACGGTCAGTGAAGAGGGAAAG ATCACCACTGGCCAAACCCCCCGTTGCCTCCGTCGCGCCGACTCGGGCATGCCCCACGACGAGCTCACCCCCCGTTCCGACACCCTCAGCACCGAGAGCTCCACGTCCCCTCCCGAGCCCCCAGGGAGCAACCACAGCGAGACCTCCAGCGGCGTCCACTCCAACGACAGCGACCACAAAACCGCCCGTCGTGCCACCAGCGTCGTAGACCTCGTCCAAAACCGGGAGGAAATCCACTGGAAGTCCTCCTCCCTCCAACGCAACACGAGCCCTCCACCCAGCCAGGCAGTCATCCTGGAAAACCCCGCCGAGAGCACGGTGGTAATCAGGAGGAAGGTCTCGCGGCCGGTCCCTGCAGACGTCGTCCAGGGCGTGGGCGTGAAGGAGGAGCCGTTCGGGAGGGCGACCAACATGCGGATGACCTCCTTCATGGAGAAGACTGACCTGGGGGGCATGCAGGCCTCGTCTGCCACGCTGCCGCACTTCCCCACCCAGCCCATGCAGAACGTCTACGCCCACTGCTCGACCATGCCGCTACCCCAGCATGGGGGGATCCCCAACGGGCAGAGTCTAGTCGCTGGGAACAGCTGCAATGTGTACCCCAGGCAACACACCACCCTCCCGACTCATCATAACGGAGTCAAGCTGTTTCATCCCCAAAACCCCTACGTGACGAGGTTTAAATGCAAGCAAGCCGAACCAATCAAAACCAATATACATGAGCCGATCTACACAGGAGTGAACAAATCAGGAGACATGTATCATTATAATTCTTAA
- the tinc gene encoding protein tincar isoform X1 — MSSSSRSNIYENNNDIKAKMAETPQPTPKPCAAKPRPGCCTCLHLNNLWSLWYGVFGTALQAYTAIKCVKRILGYSLLAWPENLPVPYLELNCSLGLTGAAILLLPLFLVATLFKIGNLANDGFKLGRQLSTCSREPANEILTNNGTCRLFRHGGPTAPFVHLVIAFCLLVPKLLMEARLIEAGFLSQDWIWRTDLDFMGLHKDRMVILSFMTPNNTTIAQVKRSATPSPITPLPFTSNSVVTNTVIKTLKDFIGHENHTNFEHKNIETGWGSSVSVEYMNLVIALMVYSIRYPALFWSTNKCLGTIFSFQLLINGLHTLLAYAGMSILYKVQIVGGWKTLPLLKHEPTTLFTFSKLSPFLLNPQVTLALYMMSTLLILSSSLVLYLYGHTRFNAFLNQERERKVIMLKEGSTNRWSYFTHCAALCVLVSVGICNAPLLHDYTVLYKGSLDETTLACIVGGILHLFFWIVIWLFLTIKQTWIFKLRVTVGRATVRQARSLKLVTDIDLMSSRVEDLSQQPLLIVGNGRTYNIAETSPKKAIMSVIQKATMSKKASNGSVSNQDDDEEQIYWLRPALVTPQSSPDEAKQLCWFKNKPKHKVTFNETTSTSVNRSKNSGVRGRRLTAMDEDDGDYATLRELPLPQPVRRPENREDTVSEEGKLLACVQDERVTYASNNQDLIPPVDYEDPSPLLTPEPLYAQKTPASVIVHSHETQITTGQTPRCLRRADSGMPHDELTPRSDTLSTESSTSPPEPPGSNHSETSSGVHSNDSDHKTARRATSVVDLVQNREEIHWKSSSLQRNTSPPPSQAVILENPAESTVVIRRKVSRPVPADVVQGVGVKEEPFGRATNMRMTSFMEKTDLGGMQASSATLPHFPTQPMQNVYAHCSTMPLPQHGGIPNGQSLVAGNSCNVYPRQHTTLPTHHNGVKLFHPQNPYVTRFKCKQAEPIKTNIHEPIYTGVNKSGDMYHYNS; from the exons ATGTCTTCATCCTCTCGCAGCAACATTTACGAGAACAACAATGACATAAAAGCGAAAATGGCAGAGACGCCGCAACCGACGCCCAAGCCCTGCGCCGCCAAGCCCCGGCCCGGCTGCTGCACTTGCCTCCACCTCAACAACTTGTGGTCGCTGTGGTACGGCGTCTTCGGAACGGCCTTGCAGGCCTACACCGCGATCAAGTGCGTCAAGCGGATCCTGGGGTACTCGCTGTTGGCCTGGCCGGAGAACCTGCCAGTGCCGTACTTGGAGCTGAACTGCAGTCTGGGCCTGACAGGGGCCGCGATTCTGCTGCTGCCCCTGTTCCTGGTCGCGACGCTGTTCAAAATCGGGAACTTGGCCAATGACGGGTTCAAGCTGGGACGGCAGTTGAGCACGTGCAGCAGGGAGCCGGCGAACGAGATTCTGACGAACAATGGGACTTGTCGGCTGTTTAGGCATGGGGGACCCACGGCGCCGTTTGTGCACTTGGTCATTGCGTTTTGTCTGCTGGTGCCCAAGCTGCTGATGGAGGCCAGGCTGATTGAAGCCGGGTTCTTGTCACAAG ACTGGATCTGGCGCACGGATTTGGACTTCATGGGTCTGCACAAAGACCGCATGGTAATTTTAAGCTTCATGACACCCAACAACACGACAATAGCGCAAGTCAAACGCTCGGCGACCCCTTCACCCATCACTCCTCTCCCATTTACCAGCAACTCGGTTGTGACTAATACTGTAATAAAGACTTTGAAGGATTTTATCGGTCATGAGAACCACACGAATTTCGAACACAAAAATATCG AAACAGGATGGGGCAGTTCAGTTAGTGTGGAGTACATGAATCTGGTCATAGCTCTAATGGTGTACTCCATACGGTATCCGGCGTTGTTCTGGTCGACGAACAAGTGTCTGGGTACAATTTTCTCGTTTCAGCTGCTGATCAACGGCTTACATACGCTTTTGGCCTACGCCGGAATGTCCATCTTATACAAA GTACAAATCGTCGGCGGGTGGAAAACCCTCCCTTTGCTCAAACACGAACCGACGACTTTGTTCACATTTAGCAAATTATCACCGTTTTTACTCAACCCACAAGTTACTCTAGCACTTTACATGATGTCAACGCTTCTAATTCTATCGTCTAGCCTAGTGTTGTATCTTTATGGCCATACGAG ATTCAACGCGTTCCTGAACCAGGAACGCGAACGAAAAGTCATAATGTTGAAGGAAGGGAGCACCAACAGGTGGAGCTACTTCACCCATTGTGCCGCCCTGTGTGTCTTGGTATCGGTAGGGATATGCAACGCCCCCCTCCTCCATGACTACACCGTCCTGTACAAAGGAAGTCTGGATGAAACCACGTTGGCTTGCATCGTCGGCGGAATCCTCCACCTGTTTTTCTGGATCGTCATCTGgctatttttgacaataaaacAAACCTGGATTTTTAAACTGAGAGTTACA GTCGGCCGAGCAACAGTGCGCCAAGCCCGCTCCCTGAAACTCGTCACCGACATCGATTTAATGTCCTCCAGGGTTGAGGATCTCTCGCAGCAACCCCTCCTGATTGTGGGCAACGGTCGCACCTACAACATCGCCGAGACCTCGCCCAAGAAAGCCATAATGAGCGTCATCCAGAAAGCCACCATGAGCAAAAAAGCCTCCAATGGTTCGGTCTCGAACCAGGACGACGACGAGGAGCAGATTTACTGGCTTCGGCCGGCTCTAGTCACCCCGCAGTCGTCACCAGACGAGGCCAAGCAGTTGTGCTGGTTCAAGAACAAGCCGAAGCACAAAGTCACCTTCAACGAAACAACTAGTACGTCTGTTAATCG TAGTAAAAACAGTGGAGTACGAGGACGACGATTGACGGCGATGGACGAGGATGACGGGGATTATGCCACGCTGAGGGAGCTGCCGCTCCCTCAGCCGGTTCGCAGGCCGGAGAACCGCGAAGATACGGTCAGTGAAGAGGGAAAG CTTCTGGCTTGCGTGCAAGACGAACGTGTAACATACGCTAGTAATAATCAAGATCTAATACCTCCTGTAGATTATGAGGATCCGAGTCCTTTACTAACACCAGAACCATTATACGCACAAAAAACACCCGCATCTGTCATTGTTCACAGTCATGAGACGCAG ATCACCACTGGCCAAACCCCCCGTTGCCTCCGTCGCGCCGACTCGGGCATGCCCCACGACGAGCTCACCCCCCGTTCCGACACCCTCAGCACCGAGAGCTCCACGTCCCCTCCCGAGCCCCCAGGGAGCAACCACAGCGAGACCTCCAGCGGCGTCCACTCCAACGACAGCGACCACAAAACCGCCCGTCGTGCCACCAGCGTCGTAGACCTCGTCCAAAACCGGGAGGAAATCCACTGGAAGTCCTCCTCCCTCCAACGCAACACGAGCCCTCCACCCAGCCAGGCAGTCATCCTGGAAAACCCCGCCGAGAGCACGGTGGTAATCAGGAGGAAGGTCTCGCGGCCGGTCCCTGCAGACGTCGTCCAGGGCGTGGGCGTGAAGGAGGAGCCGTTCGGGAGGGCGACCAACATGCGGATGACCTCCTTCATGGAGAAGACTGACCTGGGGGGCATGCAGGCCTCGTCTGCCACGCTGCCGCACTTCCCCACCCAGCCCATGCAGAACGTCTACGCCCACTGCTCGACCATGCCGCTACCCCAGCATGGGGGGATCCCCAACGGGCAGAGTCTAGTCGCTGGGAACAGCTGCAATGTGTACCCCAGGCAACACACCACCCTCCCGACTCATCATAACGGAGTCAAGCTGTTTCATCCCCAAAACCCCTACGTGACGAGGTTTAAATGCAAGCAAGCCGAACCAATCAAAACCAATATACATGAGCCGATCTACACAGGAGTGAACAAATCAGGAGACATGTATCATTATAATTCTTAA
- the tinc gene encoding protein tincar isoform X3, protein MSSSSRSNIYENNNDIKAKMAETPQPTPKPCAAKPRPGCCTCLHLNNLWSLWYGVFGTALQAYTAIKCVKRILGYSLLAWPENLPVPYLELNCSLGLTGAAILLLPLFLVATLFKIGNLANDGFKLGRQLSTCSREPANEILTNNGTCRLFRHGGPTAPFVHLVIAFCLLVPKLLMEARLIEAGFLSQDWIWRTDLDFMGLHKDRMVILSFMTPNNTTIAQVKRSATPSPITPLPFTSNSVVTNTVIKTLKDFIGHENHTNFEHKNIGWGSSVSVEYMNLVIALMVYSIRYPALFWSTNKCLGTIFSFQLLINGLHTLLAYAGMSILYKVQIVGGWKTLPLLKHEPTTLFTFSKLSPFLLNPQVTLALYMMSTLLILSSSLVLYLYGHTRFNAFLNQERERKVIMLKEGSTNRWSYFTHCAALCVLVSVGICNAPLLHDYTVLYKGSLDETTLACIVGGILHLFFWIVIWLFLTIKQTWIFKLRVTVGRATVRQARSLKLVTDIDLMSSRVEDLSQQPLLIVGNGRTYNIAETSPKKAIMSVIQKATMSKKASNGSVSNQDDDEEQIYWLRPALVTPQSSPDEAKQLCWFKNKPKHKVTFNETTSTSVNRSKNSGVRGRRLTAMDEDDGDYATLRELPLPQPVRRPENREDTVSEEGKLLACVQDERVTYASNNQDLIPPVDYEDPSPLLTPEPLYAQKTPASVIVHSHETQITTGQTPRCLRRADSGMPHDELTPRSDTLSTESSTSPPEPPGSNHSETSSGVHSNDSDHKTARRATSVVDLVQNREEIHWKSSSLQRNTSPPPSQAVILENPAESTVVIRRKVSRPVPADVVQGVGVKEEPFGRATNMRMTSFMEKTDLGGMQASSATLPHFPTQPMQNVYAHCSTMPLPQHGGIPNGQSLVAGNSCNVYPRQHTTLPTHHNGVKLFHPQNPYVTRFKCKQAEPIKTNIHEPIYTGVNKSGDMYHYNS, encoded by the exons ATGTCTTCATCCTCTCGCAGCAACATTTACGAGAACAACAATGACATAAAAGCGAAAATGGCAGAGACGCCGCAACCGACGCCCAAGCCCTGCGCCGCCAAGCCCCGGCCCGGCTGCTGCACTTGCCTCCACCTCAACAACTTGTGGTCGCTGTGGTACGGCGTCTTCGGAACGGCCTTGCAGGCCTACACCGCGATCAAGTGCGTCAAGCGGATCCTGGGGTACTCGCTGTTGGCCTGGCCGGAGAACCTGCCAGTGCCGTACTTGGAGCTGAACTGCAGTCTGGGCCTGACAGGGGCCGCGATTCTGCTGCTGCCCCTGTTCCTGGTCGCGACGCTGTTCAAAATCGGGAACTTGGCCAATGACGGGTTCAAGCTGGGACGGCAGTTGAGCACGTGCAGCAGGGAGCCGGCGAACGAGATTCTGACGAACAATGGGACTTGTCGGCTGTTTAGGCATGGGGGACCCACGGCGCCGTTTGTGCACTTGGTCATTGCGTTTTGTCTGCTGGTGCCCAAGCTGCTGATGGAGGCCAGGCTGATTGAAGCCGGGTTCTTGTCACAAG ACTGGATCTGGCGCACGGATTTGGACTTCATGGGTCTGCACAAAGACCGCATGGTAATTTTAAGCTTCATGACACCCAACAACACGACAATAGCGCAAGTCAAACGCTCGGCGACCCCTTCACCCATCACTCCTCTCCCATTTACCAGCAACTCGGTTGTGACTAATACTGTAATAAAGACTTTGAAGGATTTTATCGGTCATGAGAACCACACGAATTTCGAACACAAAAATATCG GATGGGGCAGTTCAGTTAGTGTGGAGTACATGAATCTGGTCATAGCTCTAATGGTGTACTCCATACGGTATCCGGCGTTGTTCTGGTCGACGAACAAGTGTCTGGGTACAATTTTCTCGTTTCAGCTGCTGATCAACGGCTTACATACGCTTTTGGCCTACGCCGGAATGTCCATCTTATACAAA GTACAAATCGTCGGCGGGTGGAAAACCCTCCCTTTGCTCAAACACGAACCGACGACTTTGTTCACATTTAGCAAATTATCACCGTTTTTACTCAACCCACAAGTTACTCTAGCACTTTACATGATGTCAACGCTTCTAATTCTATCGTCTAGCCTAGTGTTGTATCTTTATGGCCATACGAG ATTCAACGCGTTCCTGAACCAGGAACGCGAACGAAAAGTCATAATGTTGAAGGAAGGGAGCACCAACAGGTGGAGCTACTTCACCCATTGTGCCGCCCTGTGTGTCTTGGTATCGGTAGGGATATGCAACGCCCCCCTCCTCCATGACTACACCGTCCTGTACAAAGGAAGTCTGGATGAAACCACGTTGGCTTGCATCGTCGGCGGAATCCTCCACCTGTTTTTCTGGATCGTCATCTGgctatttttgacaataaaacAAACCTGGATTTTTAAACTGAGAGTTACA GTCGGCCGAGCAACAGTGCGCCAAGCCCGCTCCCTGAAACTCGTCACCGACATCGATTTAATGTCCTCCAGGGTTGAGGATCTCTCGCAGCAACCCCTCCTGATTGTGGGCAACGGTCGCACCTACAACATCGCCGAGACCTCGCCCAAGAAAGCCATAATGAGCGTCATCCAGAAAGCCACCATGAGCAAAAAAGCCTCCAATGGTTCGGTCTCGAACCAGGACGACGACGAGGAGCAGATTTACTGGCTTCGGCCGGCTCTAGTCACCCCGCAGTCGTCACCAGACGAGGCCAAGCAGTTGTGCTGGTTCAAGAACAAGCCGAAGCACAAAGTCACCTTCAACGAAACAACTAGTACGTCTGTTAATCG TAGTAAAAACAGTGGAGTACGAGGACGACGATTGACGGCGATGGACGAGGATGACGGGGATTATGCCACGCTGAGGGAGCTGCCGCTCCCTCAGCCGGTTCGCAGGCCGGAGAACCGCGAAGATACGGTCAGTGAAGAGGGAAAG CTTCTGGCTTGCGTGCAAGACGAACGTGTAACATACGCTAGTAATAATCAAGATCTAATACCTCCTGTAGATTATGAGGATCCGAGTCCTTTACTAACACCAGAACCATTATACGCACAAAAAACACCCGCATCTGTCATTGTTCACAGTCATGAGACGCAG ATCACCACTGGCCAAACCCCCCGTTGCCTCCGTCGCGCCGACTCGGGCATGCCCCACGACGAGCTCACCCCCCGTTCCGACACCCTCAGCACCGAGAGCTCCACGTCCCCTCCCGAGCCCCCAGGGAGCAACCACAGCGAGACCTCCAGCGGCGTCCACTCCAACGACAGCGACCACAAAACCGCCCGTCGTGCCACCAGCGTCGTAGACCTCGTCCAAAACCGGGAGGAAATCCACTGGAAGTCCTCCTCCCTCCAACGCAACACGAGCCCTCCACCCAGCCAGGCAGTCATCCTGGAAAACCCCGCCGAGAGCACGGTGGTAATCAGGAGGAAGGTCTCGCGGCCGGTCCCTGCAGACGTCGTCCAGGGCGTGGGCGTGAAGGAGGAGCCGTTCGGGAGGGCGACCAACATGCGGATGACCTCCTTCATGGAGAAGACTGACCTGGGGGGCATGCAGGCCTCGTCTGCCACGCTGCCGCACTTCCCCACCCAGCCCATGCAGAACGTCTACGCCCACTGCTCGACCATGCCGCTACCCCAGCATGGGGGGATCCCCAACGGGCAGAGTCTAGTCGCTGGGAACAGCTGCAATGTGTACCCCAGGCAACACACCACCCTCCCGACTCATCATAACGGAGTCAAGCTGTTTCATCCCCAAAACCCCTACGTGACGAGGTTTAAATGCAAGCAAGCCGAACCAATCAAAACCAATATACATGAGCCGATCTACACAGGAGTGAACAAATCAGGAGACATGTATCATTATAATTCTTAA